The genomic DNA ATTTTGCAGAGAAGAATTCTATTATAAAGCTTGGCTAGAAGAGAATTGCATCTTCTTTGATAAGTAAACAACAGTATTAACTATATATCAGATTTAAGATTGTGAAATCAAGACCCTGGTTTTCTGTCAAATCCATGTTTAGCATCTTGAAACTGCTCTCGTACGCCTCATTGTTCTCAAAGAAATTGACTCGTGGGGTGggtaaaaagattttattttttatgggtAAGCAGAGATTAAAGAGAATAAATTCATGCTTAATTTCCAGAGTTTGAATACAACGTGGAGGACAAAAAAGCATTCATCAAGTCTCACTAAAAGCACATGATCTTGTCGACAACTTTCAAAAACTCTGCAAAACACCAAACGTACAATCCTGCAGATATAAGAACACAGGCTACACATGACTTTAAAGCTGAGAGCACCAGTCCCTAGCATTCTGGAACATCTTCAACCATGGACTCGGCCCAGCTTTCTCAACGTCCCAGCTTGTTGGGTACCATGGAAACTGCCACATCAAGAAACAACGTTCAGGATGAGGCATCATCGCCAAATGTCTCCCATCAGGAGAACATATAGCTGCTATCCCTAAGGGTGACCCATTGAGGTTAAAAGGGTAAGCTTCGGTCATGTTCCCATCATCATCACAGTATCTCAATGGCGCCAGATCTGAGTGAAGCATATGGTCCAAGACTCCTTCGTCCGGGAAATAAGCCCGTCCTTCTCCATGAGCCGCCCAAACTCCTAAAGTACTTCCCTCCATTCCTTTTAGCATTATCGATGGCGAGTCCTTTATGGTCACGCTTGTGAACCTGCACTCAAACCTTCCTGATTCGTTGTGAACAAACCTTGGCTGCGAGGTATCAAGTGACCCGCCAAGTTGAGGACCTGGAACCCATCCTAACAGAGCCATCAACTGACATCCATTACAGATTCCAAGACTGAACGTATCTGGTCTTTTGTAGAACTCCTGAAATTGACTCAACACAGGCTCGTTGAACCTTATTGAAGCAGCCCATCCTTTGGCTGAGTCGAGAACATCCGCATAACTGAACCCTCCGACAAACACAATACCGCGGAACTGATCAAGGGTGATATCTCCGGCTAGAAGATCAGACACTGTCACATCCCAAGGTTCAAAACCAGCAGCATAAAATGCAGCCGACATTTCTCTGTCTCCATTACTGCCTTCCTCTCGGATCACAGCTACTTTTGGCTTAACATCTGAGTGCATatacaataaacaaaacattttcaTCAGGAAAAGTAATCTCTATaaatgattaaagaaaaaaaaaagaaaaatctcatTGAGAGTGATCATACCCTGAGACATATAGTTACTGTTGGTCGAGGAAGGAGTAAATGAGAGTTTCCAATTAGGCTCATGCCTAGACTTCAAACCTTCTTTCTCCATCTCTACACAAGATGCCAATCGTTGCAGCTTTTCCAACTGGAAACTGGTGTCTTCCCACATGTCTCTGAGGAATGAAGTTTTCTCACTCAAATGAGTAATCCCATCCACTTTTACCTCTATCAACGGCGAATCAGTGACGTTTCCAATGATCTCAGCAGTAACATTGAAACCACGGAGTTTTTCCATCACAGCATCTAGGTTTTTCTTACTAACCTCCATCACGAGACCAAGTTCTTCAGAAAACAAAGTCTCAAAAAGGCTAATTCCATTCGAAGCCAAGTCGACATTTATACCTTTGTTTCCAGCAAAGGCCATTTCCAAAGCTGCTACTACTAGTCCACCATCACTGATGTCGTGTCCAGCAGATACCAAGTTTTCAGCAATGAGAGCTTGAATGCCCTCGAAAACGTTTTTCAGATATGGAACATCATCAAGATCAGGACAGTCGTTTCCAATCTGACCGAAGACCTGAGCCAGTGCAGATCCACCTAATCTCCGCTTTCCCTTTGCCAAATCAACATGCAAGAGAATACCATTATCATCTCCTAGCTTTAGATCCGGAGTCACTGTCTTTGTTATGTCTGGACAGGTAACATAGGCACTAATCACAAGGTTTCCTGGAGCTTTAACAACCTCACCATCCGCATGAGCTGCCATTGAAAGACTGTCTTTTCCACCATCAATTGCAATACCAAGTTCGATCATCGCTTCTGATAGAGCAATCGCAGCATCATACATCGCTGATCCTTCTCCTTCAAGCTTGGCAGCATACATCCAGTTACCACTGGCTTTAACATCATAAAGTGAAGTGACTTGTGCCCAAACCAGATTTGTCAAAGCCTCTCCAACAGCTAGTCTAGCCATGGCTTTAGGATCAAGCAAACCTTTGATGGGTTGCTCGCCAATGGCACATGCACCACCTGTTAGATCTGTGAATGTCTGTGCAATAACTGCAACATCAGCAAGAGTGATCTGCAATGGTCCAACTGTTTGCTGCTGTGCAACAAGACCTGTCACACATCTATCCACTTTAGTTGTCAAGAACCGCTTCGAAGAAACTGATGGTAATCGCAGAACCCTTTTCAAAGAATCCATCAATGTAATCCCAGGAGCAATATCAAGTGGCTCCCGTGCATAAGCAATGCGGTTGAACTCAAACGTCTTCTTAGGCATATCACCAAGAACCTTCTCAAGTTCAAGATCCACAGCAGGTGGAGGTGGAGGTAGCCCTTCTTTACTACACTTCGCTGCAGCTGTGCTGTCAATTAAAGTACAGCGACCTCCCCCATTAATTGTTCCAATCACAGCCATCGAAAGCCTTTCCCTCTTACATATCGATTGCAAAATCTCACGGCTCTCAGCTTTCACCAAGATCGCATCTTGCTCTTGATATTCTGCTCCCCAGATCTCCAACACTGACATAGTATGATCACCAACAACAACTGCTCTTATGTCAATCTCTGCACCCTGTGGATAAATAATTTCTTTGACAACATTGCAGTTTCCACCAGCACCTTGATCATGAATG from Camelina sativa cultivar DH55 chromosome 7, Cs, whole genome shotgun sequence includes the following:
- the LOC104702152 gene encoding probable phosphoribosylformylglycinamidine synthase, chloroplastic/mitochondrial, with product MNTSQATRAALFLNGSNRQAMLLQRSSTSQLWGSVRTRTSQLSLNRAKAVSLRCSAQPNKPKAAVFAGSLVSADELPSLVEKPAAEVIHFYRVPLIQESANAQLLKAVQTKISNQIVSLTTEQCFNIGLESELKDEKVSVLKWILQETFEPENLGADSFLERKKQEGLHAVIVEVGPRLSFTTAWSTNAVSICRACGLNEVTRLERSRRYLLFSKEPLLENQIMEFSAMVHDRMTECVYSQKLVSFETNVVPEEVKLVPVMEKGRKALEEINQEMGLAFDEQDLQYYTRLFREDIQRDPTNVELFDIAQSNSEHSRHWFFAGNMVIDGKPMDKSLMQIVKSTWEANRNNSVIGFKDNSSAIRGFLVNQLRPLLPGSVCLLDVSARDLDILFTAETHNFPCAVAPYPGAETGAGGRIRDTHATGRGSFVVASTSGYCVGNLNMEGSYAPWEDSSFQYPLNLASPLQILIDASNGASDYGNKFGEPMIQGYTRTFGMRLPSGDRREWLKPIMFSAGIGQIDHTHITKGEPEVGMLVVKIGGPAYRIGMGGGAASSMVSGQNDAELDFNAVQRGDAEMSQKLYRVVRACIEMGEKNPIISIHDQGAGGNCNVVKEIIYPQGAEIDIRAVVVGDHTMSVLEIWGAEYQEQDAILVKAESREILQSICKRERLSMAVIGTINGGGRCTLIDSTAAAKCSKEGLPPPPPAVDLELEKVLGDMPKKTFEFNRIAYAREPLDIAPGITLMDSLKRVLRLPSVSSKRFLTTKVDRCVTGLVAQQQTVGPLQITLADVAVIAQTFTDLTGGACAIGEQPIKGLLDPKAMARLAVGEALTNLVWAQVTSLYDVKASGNWMYAAKLEGEGSAMYDAAIALSEAMIELGIAIDGGKDSLSMAAHADGEVVKAPGNLVISAYVTCPDITKTVTPDLKLGDDNGILLHVDLAKGKRRLGGSALAQVFGQIGNDCPDLDDVPYLKNVFEGIQALIAENLVSAGHDISDGGLVVAALEMAFAGNKGINVDLASNGISLFETLFSEELGLVMEVSKKNLDAVMEKLRGFNVTAEIIGNVTDSPLIEVKVDGITHLSEKTSFLRDMWEDTSFQLEKLQRLASCVEMEKEGLKSRHEPNWKLSFTPSSTNSNYMSQDVKPKVAVIREEGSNGDREMSAAFYAAGFEPWDVTVSDLLAGDITLDQFRGIVFVGGFSYADVLDSAKGWAASIRFNEPVLSQFQEFYKRPDTFSLGICNGCQLMALLGWVPGPQLGGSLDTSQPRFVHNESGRFECRFTSVTIKDSPSIMLKGMEGSTLGVWAAHGEGRAYFPDEGVLDHMLHSDLAPLRYCDDDGNMTEAYPFNLNGSPLGIAAICSPDGRHLAMMPHPERCFLMWQFPWYPTSWDVEKAGPSPWLKMFQNARDWCSQL